In Miscanthus floridulus cultivar M001 chromosome 5, ASM1932011v1, whole genome shotgun sequence, one genomic interval encodes:
- the LOC136449775 gene encoding mediator of RNA polymerase II transcription subunit 27-like translates to MMQQPQAHASALAVAPSASAVAPTVAHPQDPAGGDAPPKQVAQAMERLGRAGRLIADIRLGADRLLEALFVAGGAPPYSVHQHVDRMERVIVKEEAAMRLHFQDLRALGRQLEESGVLNGALKARGNSWGLHMPLVCPDGAVVAYAWKRQLAGQAGASAVDRTRLALKAFTDQKRRFFPHLEDEVLSHLHDGEPGVTKKPKLIASNGDLEEKSLSEILKNLENEVPNMKIFTYWHLDWSKRASSLASLMDDDFVGPSKELNLQNMGKSRSGVLTTPIDQVAVIELLVPSIFRAVVSLHPAGSTDPDAVAFFSPTEGGSYLHARGTSVHHVFKHVKEHADKALQYFISVEPSKALSLLLRWIASYQTLFTKVCSKCGRLLMMDKSLALLLPPVHRPYHQTSNVGPDLQEAYHIGCSSYDG, encoded by the exons ATGATGCAGCAGCCTCAGGCGCACGCGTCGGCACTTGCGGTGGCGCCGTCGGCGTCGGCGGTGGCGCCGACGGTGGCTCACCCGCAGGATCCGGCGGGCGGGGACGCGCCGCCGAAGCAGGTGGCTCAGGCGATGGAGCGGCTGGGCCGTGCGGGCCGGCTCATCGCGGACATCCGGCTCGGCGCGGACCGCCTCCTCGAGGCCCTCTTCGTCGCCGGCGGCGCTCCCCCGTACAGTGTGCACCAGCACGTCGACAGGATGGAGCGCGTTATCGTCAAGGAGGAGGCCGCCATGCGCCTCCACTTCCAGGACCTCCGCGCCCTCGGCAG GCAATTAGAGGAGTCTGGAGTCCTTAATGGGGCCCTTAAAGCTCGAGGCAATTCATGGGGATTGCACATGCCACTCGTTTGTCCAGATGGTGCTGTTGTAGCTTATGCTTGGAAGCGTCAACTGGCAGGTCAGGCTGGTGCATCTGCTGTGGACAGGACTAG GTTAGCTCTCAAGGCCTTCACTGACCAGAAAAGAAGATTCTTTCCTCATCTAGAAGACGAAGTCCTTAGCCATCTCCATGATGGTGAACCTGGTGTCACCAAAAAGCCAAAGTTGATTGCCAGCAACGGAGATCTAGAGGAAAAATCTTTATCTGAAATACTGAAAAATTTAGAAAATGAAGTACCTAACATGAAAATATTCACATACTGGCATCTGGATTGGTCAAAAAGAGCTTCATCATTAGCATCTCTGATGGATGATGACTTTGTGGGTCCATCTAAAGAGCTGAACCTGCAAAATATGGGCAAATCGAGATCTGGTGTTCTGACAACTCCCATAGACCAAGTTGCAGTAATTGAATTGCTGGTTCCTTCAATATTTAGAGCTGTAGTGTCATTGCATCCTGCTGGATCTACTGATCCTGATGCAGTGGCATTCTTCTCTCCCACTGAG GGAGGAAGCTATCTTCATGCAAGAGGCACGTCGGTGCATCATGTGTTTAAGCATGTAAAG GAGCATGCTGACAAGGCCTTGCAGTACTTCATCAGTGTGGAGCCGAGTAAAGCACTTTCTCTGCTTTTG CGTTGGATTGCCAGCTATCAGACTCTGTTTACAAAGGTTTGCAG CAAATGCGGACGGCTTCTGATGATGGACAAGTCCTTGGCTTTGCTATTGCCTCCCGTCCACCGCCCCTATCACCAGACTTCTAATGTTGGACCAGATCTTCAAGAGGCCTATCACATTGGATGTTCTTCCTATGATGGCTAG
- the LOC136449773 gene encoding cyclic dof factor 2-like isoform X1, with the protein MSDQKDPGIKLFGRVIPLGPEPAPGTTEAEDLPPRHDQPPDELLQPRAPEVAAAADEDQHNEKEEKHANEMVDVPQEKGKEIKVDTPQEEKDNEMKVDVPQKEHDDEMKIDAQQEKKDEQMEVNASQMHENIEPANLPPSEHKKQDDGLMNSTEDKAASDPKGENEKTSNEESVQDKALKKPDKILPCPRCNSIDTKFCYYNNYNVNQPRHFCKNCQRYWTAGGTMRNVPVGAGRRKSKNASLHYRQLLMAPDCMLGSTVDISKSVLPDALVSPPAPIQPTSRNETVLKFGPEVPLCESMVSTLNIDEQNVNNPGSAPRGENREDNPGSGTSYNGVPENMVHIDKNGAPVHCNGVAPVPQYYLGTPFMYPWNVGWNNLPVMVPGKSMPESASASESCSTSSAQWMNSPMMPASRLPSPAFPYPLVPPALWGCLSGWPATTWNIPWIRTNGCMSPSSSSNSSCSGNGSPTLGKHSRDSNPLKEKREKSLWVPKTLRIDDPDEAAKSSIWATLGIKPGDPGTFKPFQSKVESKGQRSDAAQVFQANPAALSRSQSFQESS; encoded by the exons ATGTCGGATCAGAAGGATCCTGGGATCAAGCTCTTCGGCCGGGTGATCCCGTTGGGGCCGGAACCCGCGCCGGGAACCACGGAAGCGGAGGACCTGCCGCCCCGCCACGACCAGCCGCCGGATGAGCTGCTGCAGCCACGGGCGCCGgaggttgcggcggcggcggatgag GATCAACACAATGAGAAAGAAGAGAAACATGCTAATGAAATGGTTGACGTGCCACAAGAGAAGGGTAAAGAAATCAAGGTTGACACACCACAAGAGGAGAAGGATAACGAAATGAAGGTTGATGTGCCACAAaaggaacatgatgatgaaatgaaaattgaCGCACAACAAGAGAAAAAAGATGAACAAATGGAAGTCAATGCATCACAAATGCATGAAAATATCGAACCAGCCAATTTACCTCCCTCAGAGCATAAGAAACAAGACGATGGCCTGATGAACAGTACTGAAGATAAAGCAGCATCAGatccaaagggggagaatgagAAGACATCAAATGAGGAATCAGTCCAGGACAAGGCACTTAAGAAGCCAGATAAGATTCTACCTTGTCCTCGGTGCAACAGCATTGATACAAAGTTCTGCTATTACAACAATTACAATGTTAATCAACCAAGGCACTTCTGTAAGAATTGCCAGCGGTACTGGACTGCAGGGGGCACTATGAGGAATGTACCTGTTGGTGCTGGGCGGCGCAAAAGTAAGAATGCATCATTGCACTACCGTCAATTACTTATGGCCCCTGATTGTATGCTGGGGTCTACAGTGGACATATCAAAGTCAGTGCTCCCTGATGCTCTTGTATCTCCACCTGCCCCGATACAGCCAACCAGTCGAAATGAAACAGTTCTAAAATTTGGGCCTGAGGTGCCACTTTGTGAATCAATGGTGTCAACACTGAACATTGATGAGCAGAATGTAAACAACCCTGGATCAGCACCAAGAGGTGAAAATAGGGAAGATAACCCTGGATCTGGCACATCATACAATGGTGTGCCTGAAAACATGGTTCACATCGATAAGAACGGAGCACCAGTTCATTGTAACGGAGTTGCCCCAGTGCCTCAATATTACCTTGGAACCCCTTTCATGTACCCTTGGAATGTAGGATGGAACAATCTCCCTGTGATGGTGCCAGGCAAAAGTATGCCCGAATCTGCTTCTGCTTCAGAGAGCTGCAGTACTAGTTCAGCTCAATGGATGAACTCTCCAATGATGCCAGCCTCAAGACTTCCTAGTCCTGCATTTCCATACCCACTTGTGCCACCTGCGCTTTGGGGCTGTTTGTCTGGATGGCCAGCCACGACTTGGAACATACCATGGATCAGAACTAACGGTTGCATGTCCCCGTCGTCATCAAGCAACAGCAGCTGCTCGGGCAATGGGTCTCCTACTCTGGGTAAACATTCCAGGGACTCTAATCCACtgaaagagaagagagagaaatcACTGTGGGTTCCCAAGACACTACGGATCGATGATCCTGATGAAGCTGCAAAGAGTTCAATATGGGCCACCCTTGGCATCAAACCCGGAGACCCTGGCACTTTCAAGCCTTTCCAGTCCAAGGTCGAGAGCAAGGGACAGAGATCAGATGCTGCTCAGGTTTTTCAGGCGAATCCAGCAGCATTATCACGCTCGCAATCGTTCCAGGAGAGCTCTTGA
- the LOC136449774 gene encoding pentatricopeptide repeat-containing protein At5g57250, mitochondrial-like, giving the protein MSLPGGNGEPPPPPPPFPSLIKLGRAVTARHVDRLLTVLLRRRRHRLLAALASQAFANAIAPTPRTHLLAASALLDSARPRDAAQRLALASRTASRRLWDALLRRACAGGGDPRHALELLSAAIEDHGMVLSPSTYCEMVVLLCAHGEVDCALRVFDLMTRRGCQVEDRVCSSIVSGFSRTGKAGAGLDFYEKVKKVKSQFRGFDPGLVTLTSVVHALGLEGRTGEMAELMREMECKGMNADAVFYGSMVHGYMSRGFLMEGLREHRSMLEKGIEADMINYTTVIDGLCREGSVEKVMGFLDEMERVDAKPNLITYTSLVGGFCKRDRLEDAFSIVRKLEQTGVVVDEYVYSILIDSLCKMEDLDRAFSLLTEMENKGIKASIITYNAIINGLCKAGHTEKALEISEGVAADNFTYSTLLHVYIKRGDITGVMAIKDRLEGSGISMDVVTCNVLIKALFMINKVNDAWSLFHKMPEMGLRPNTITYHTIIDKLCKAEEVDKALELFDEYRKDSGFSTAVVHECLIKALCNGGKVDMADQIFYDLVQKKIRLNFFNCRKLIHAHFKRHGEHGVLDFICKVGELDIDLFSSVCNYASAFLSNRNCWQAAMDAYKLLRVQAIAVTSKTCYKLLKSLYRNGSEEVIQPLLCDFIKIHGLLDPTMINMMSCYLSKKCVSKAIWFSNYMDKGSVPVSVLRGAVFALKKQGELLDACNFLKVAEQSGFSVDLAMYSIVVDGLCKGGYLGKALDLCESMKKEGFHPNIIIHNSVLNGLCHQGCLTEAFRLFDYIENSKMLPTIITYTILIGALCREGLLDDADQLFQKMSTKGIKPTTRVYNLLISGYCNFGLTEKALELMSHLEEIFLLPDCFTLGAIINGLCLKGETEAALGFFNEYCHRDMEPDFVGFMSLVKGLYAKGRMEESRGILREMFQCKEVVELINSVGDKIEAEPLVDLLSSACDQGRIDEVVTILDEVGLMLLSSSNSVSYDALAHLKKVQKPEDAYDSMTNSGQASPVAYDISSNSLLRISDGIVQPMIDGDDSLSKLSGDTDIDYQNLLGKSFNDDFESYYAAIASLCSKGEVLKANKAVEAMIQNCG; this is encoded by the coding sequence ATGTCCCTCCCCGGCGGCAACGGCGAGCCCCCTCCCCCTCCACCGCCGTTCCCCTCACTCATCAAGCTCGGCCGCGCGGTCACCGCGCGACACGTTGACCGCCTCCTGACAGtgctcctccgccgccgcagGCACCGCCTCCTCGCCGCGCTCGCCTCCCAGGCGTTTGCCAACGCCATCGCCCCTACTCCGCGCACGCACCTCCTTGCCGCCTCCGCCCTGCTCGACTCCGCGCGGCCGCGGGACGCCGCACAGCGCCTCGCGCTTGCCTCCCGCACCGCCAGTCGCCGTCTCTGGGATGCACTGCTCCGCCGGGCCTGCGCCGGGGGCGGCGACCCGCGCCACGCACTGGAGCTACTCTCCGCTGCCATCGAAGACCACGGCATGGTGCTGTCGCCTTCCACGTACTGCGAGATGGTGGTGTTGCTGTGTGCCCACGGGGAGGTGGATTGCGCGCTTAGGGTGTTCGACTTAATGACCAGGAGGGGGTGTCAGGTAGAGGATCGCGTTTGCAGCTCGATCGTTTCTGGGTTCTCCAGAACTGGGAAGGCCGGAGCAGGGCTGGATTTCTATGAGAAGGTGAAGAAGGTGAAGAGTCAGTTCAGGGGATTTGATCCGGGCCTTGTGACACTGACatcagttgtccatgctcttggGTTGGAGGGGAGAACTGGTGAGATGGCGGAGCTTATGCGGGAGATGGAGTGTAAAGGCATGAATGCTGATGCTGTGTTTTACGGCAGCATGGTTCATGGATACATGAGTCGTGGGTTCTTGATGGAAGGTCTTCGGGAGCATCGATCCATGCTAGAGAAGGGAATCGAAGCCGATATGATTAACTATACTACTGTTATTGATGGACTCTGCAGAGAAGGTAGCGTGGAGAAAGTAATGGGGTTCTTGGATGAGATGGAGCGAGTGGATGCTAAGCCAAATTTGATTACTTATACATCACTGGTTGGTGGCTTCTGTAAGAGAGACAGGTTGGAAGATGCTTTCTCTATCGTGAGGAAACTGGAACAAACAGGCGTGGTGGTGGACGAGTATGTATATTCGATTTTGATTGACAGTTTGTGCAAAATGGAAGATTTAGACAGGGCTTTCTCGTTGCTCACGGAGATGGAGAATAAGGGAATAAAGGCTAGCATCATAACATACAACGCGATAATAAATGGTCTGTGTAAAGCTGGTCACACTGAAAAGGCTCTTGAAATTTCTGAAGGTGTTGCTGCTGATAATTTCACATATAGCACACTGTTACATGTTTACATCAAAAGAGGTGACATAACCGGTGTTATGGCAATAAAGGATAGGCTTGAAGGTAGTGGTATTTCTATGGATGTTGTCACATGCAATGTTCTTATCAAAGCATTGTTTATGATTAACAAGGTGAATGATGCCTGGAGCTTGTTTCATAAAATGCCTGAGATGGGCTTAAGACCTAATACTATCACCTACCATACAATCATAGACAAACTGTGTAAAGCTGAGGAAGTTGACAAGGCACTGGAGTTGTTTGATGAATACAGGAAAGATTCAGGATTCTCCACTGCAGTTGTTCATGAGTGCCTGATTAAAGCACTGTGTAATGGAGGAAAAGTTGACATGGCTGACCAAATATTTTATGATCTTGTTCAGAAAAAAATAAGGCTCAATTTCTTTAACTGCAGGAAGTTGATTCATGCACACTTCAAAAGACACGGTGAACATGGTGTGCTGGATTTCATTTGTAAGGTTGGTGAATTAGATATTGACTTATTTTCATCTGTTTGTAATTATGCTTCTGCTTTCTTAAGCAACAGAAATTGTTGGCAAGCAGCAATGGATGCTTACAAGTTACTCAGAGTGCAAGCCATTGCTGTAACTAGTAAAACATGCTACAAGCTGCTCAAGAGCTTATACCGAAATGGAAGTGAAGAGGTCATACAGCCATTGCTATGTGATTTCATTAAAATTCATGGCCTTCTTGATCCGACAATGATAAATATGATGTCTTGTTATCTCAGCAAAAAATGTGTTAGCAAAGCTATTTGGTTTTCTAATTACATGGACAAAGGCAGTGTTCCTGTCAGTGTTCTGAGAGGAGCTGTCTTTGCCCTAAAGAAGCAAGGTGAACTTCTAGATGCATGTAACTTTTTGAAGGTAGCTGAACAAAGTGGGTTTTCAGTAGATCTAGCCATGTACTCCATAGTGGTGGATGGCCTTTGTAAGGGTGGGTATCTTGGAAAAGCACTGGACCTTTGTGAAAGCATGAAAAAAGAGGGATTTCATCCGAACATTATCATTCATAACTCAGTTCTCAATGGTTTGTGTCATCAAGGATGCCTTACTGAAGCTTTCAGGCTCTTTGACTACATAGAAAACAGCAAGATGCTTCCAACGATAATCACCTATACCATTCTTATAGGTGCTTTGTGCAGAGAAGGTTTGTTGGATGATGCGGATCAGTTATTCCAAAAAATGTCCACCAAGGGTATCAAACCTACTACCCGTGTTTACAACTTGCTGATAAGTGGTTATTGTAACTTTGGATTAACTGAAAAGGCCCTTGAACTTATGTCTCATTTGGAGGAAATCTTTCTTTTGCCAGATTGTTTTACACTTGGTGCAATTATCAATGGACTCTGTCTGAAAGGTGAGACTGAAGCTGCATTAGGCTTCTTTAATGAATACTGTCATAGGGATATGGAACCTGATTTCGTTGGTTTCATGAGCCTTGTCAAAGGACTCTATGCAAAAGGAAGGATGGAAGAATCCAGGGGCATCTTGAGGGAGATGTTTCAGTGCAAAGAAGTCGTGGAGTTAATAAACAGTGTTGGAGATAAGATTGAAGCGGAGCCTCTTGTTGATCTCCTATCTTCTGCATGTGATCAAGGGAGGATTGATGAGGTTGTAACTATCCTAGATGAAGTGGGACTCATGCTTTTATCCTCTTCAAATTCTGTCAGCTATGATGCGCTTGCCCACCTCAAGAAGGTACAGAAACCTGAGGATGCTTATGATTCCATGACAAATTCAGGACAAGCAAGTCCAGTCGCTTATGATATTTCTAGCAATAGTCTCCTTAGGATTTCTGATGGCATAGTTCAACCCATGATAGATGGAGATGATAGTTTATCAAAACTGAGTGGTGACACTGATATTGACTACCAAAATTTGCTTGGAAAGTCTTTCAATGATGATTTCGAGTCATACTATGCTGCTATTGCTTCACTTTGCTCGAAAGGGGAGGTTCTTAAGGCCAACAAGGCAGTGGAAGCAATGATTCAGAATTGTGGTTAA
- the LOC136449773 gene encoding cyclic dof factor 1-like isoform X2 — protein sequence MVDVPQEKGKEIKVDTPQEEKDNEMKVDVPQKEHDDEMKIDAQQEKKDEQMEVNASQMHENIEPANLPPSEHKKQDDGLMNSTEDKAASDPKGENEKTSNEESVQDKALKKPDKILPCPRCNSIDTKFCYYNNYNVNQPRHFCKNCQRYWTAGGTMRNVPVGAGRRKSKNASLHYRQLLMAPDCMLGSTVDISKSVLPDALVSPPAPIQPTSRNETVLKFGPEVPLCESMVSTLNIDEQNVNNPGSAPRGENREDNPGSGTSYNGVPENMVHIDKNGAPVHCNGVAPVPQYYLGTPFMYPWNVGWNNLPVMVPGKSMPESASASESCSTSSAQWMNSPMMPASRLPSPAFPYPLVPPALWGCLSGWPATTWNIPWIRTNGCMSPSSSSNSSCSGNGSPTLGKHSRDSNPLKEKREKSLWVPKTLRIDDPDEAAKSSIWATLGIKPGDPGTFKPFQSKVESKGQRSDAAQVFQANPAALSRSQSFQESS from the coding sequence ATGGTTGACGTGCCACAAGAGAAGGGTAAAGAAATCAAGGTTGACACACCACAAGAGGAGAAGGATAACGAAATGAAGGTTGATGTGCCACAAaaggaacatgatgatgaaatgaaaattgaCGCACAACAAGAGAAAAAAGATGAACAAATGGAAGTCAATGCATCACAAATGCATGAAAATATCGAACCAGCCAATTTACCTCCCTCAGAGCATAAGAAACAAGACGATGGCCTGATGAACAGTACTGAAGATAAAGCAGCATCAGatccaaagggggagaatgagAAGACATCAAATGAGGAATCAGTCCAGGACAAGGCACTTAAGAAGCCAGATAAGATTCTACCTTGTCCTCGGTGCAACAGCATTGATACAAAGTTCTGCTATTACAACAATTACAATGTTAATCAACCAAGGCACTTCTGTAAGAATTGCCAGCGGTACTGGACTGCAGGGGGCACTATGAGGAATGTACCTGTTGGTGCTGGGCGGCGCAAAAGTAAGAATGCATCATTGCACTACCGTCAATTACTTATGGCCCCTGATTGTATGCTGGGGTCTACAGTGGACATATCAAAGTCAGTGCTCCCTGATGCTCTTGTATCTCCACCTGCCCCGATACAGCCAACCAGTCGAAATGAAACAGTTCTAAAATTTGGGCCTGAGGTGCCACTTTGTGAATCAATGGTGTCAACACTGAACATTGATGAGCAGAATGTAAACAACCCTGGATCAGCACCAAGAGGTGAAAATAGGGAAGATAACCCTGGATCTGGCACATCATACAATGGTGTGCCTGAAAACATGGTTCACATCGATAAGAACGGAGCACCAGTTCATTGTAACGGAGTTGCCCCAGTGCCTCAATATTACCTTGGAACCCCTTTCATGTACCCTTGGAATGTAGGATGGAACAATCTCCCTGTGATGGTGCCAGGCAAAAGTATGCCCGAATCTGCTTCTGCTTCAGAGAGCTGCAGTACTAGTTCAGCTCAATGGATGAACTCTCCAATGATGCCAGCCTCAAGACTTCCTAGTCCTGCATTTCCATACCCACTTGTGCCACCTGCGCTTTGGGGCTGTTTGTCTGGATGGCCAGCCACGACTTGGAACATACCATGGATCAGAACTAACGGTTGCATGTCCCCGTCGTCATCAAGCAACAGCAGCTGCTCGGGCAATGGGTCTCCTACTCTGGGTAAACATTCCAGGGACTCTAATCCACtgaaagagaagagagagaaatcACTGTGGGTTCCCAAGACACTACGGATCGATGATCCTGATGAAGCTGCAAAGAGTTCAATATGGGCCACCCTTGGCATCAAACCCGGAGACCCTGGCACTTTCAAGCCTTTCCAGTCCAAGGTCGAGAGCAAGGGACAGAGATCAGATGCTGCTCAGGTTTTTCAGGCGAATCCAGCAGCATTATCACGCTCGCAATCGTTCCAGGAGAGCTCTTGA